Proteins co-encoded in one Bremerella sp. TYQ1 genomic window:
- a CDS encoding DUF1559 domain-containing protein produces the protein MRTRLRSGFTLVELLVVIAIIGVLIALLLPAVQQAREAARRMQCSNNLKQLGLAFHNFHDTFNSLPPAALRNEYASFYPLIMPYLEQKNVVDQLDLELPMTSGANNTFINSDAAAVPMLLCPSRRSGTQISELGAATDYCITGNRESTNECDRLDADNATPGLHYSALILAKGGTVDSSSRLTGWKSQTNFASITDGLSNTTILGEKYVPTSSLNRHANIGDGTLYYWHIEDWKTWMIIRNSKFPLVRGPNVTSGEYRKSMGSYHPGISQFLMADGSVSNVANNVNPEFTLLMADRRDGRVNNYDQ, from the coding sequence ATGCGCACCCGTCTTCGATCGGGCTTTACGTTAGTTGAACTGCTCGTTGTTATTGCCATCATTGGCGTTCTGATTGCCTTGCTTTTGCCTGCCGTTCAACAAGCGCGTGAAGCTGCTCGCCGCATGCAGTGCAGCAACAATTTGAAGCAGCTTGGTTTGGCATTCCATAACTTTCACGACACTTTCAACAGTCTGCCGCCAGCCGCTTTGCGGAACGAGTATGCCAGCTTTTATCCGCTGATCATGCCGTACTTGGAACAGAAAAACGTCGTGGATCAACTCGATCTCGAGTTGCCGATGACCTCGGGCGCGAACAACACATTCATCAACTCAGACGCCGCGGCAGTCCCGATGCTGCTTTGTCCAAGTCGCCGAAGCGGTACGCAAATCTCAGAACTCGGTGCCGCGACCGATTATTGCATCACTGGCAATCGAGAAAGCACCAACGAATGCGATCGCTTGGATGCCGACAATGCTACGCCAGGGCTGCATTACAGTGCGCTCATCTTGGCAAAGGGGGGAACCGTCGATAGCAGCAGTCGTCTCACTGGATGGAAATCACAGACCAATTTTGCCAGCATCACCGATGGTTTGTCGAACACGACAATCCTGGGCGAAAAGTATGTTCCGACCAGCAGCCTCAACCGTCATGCAAACATCGGTGACGGCACCCTTTACTACTGGCATATCGAAGACTGGAAGACTTGGATGATCATTCGTAATTCCAAGTTTCCTCTCGTCCGTGGTCCCAATGTGACTTCCGGCGAATATCGTAAGAGCATGGGGAGCTACCACCCGGGAATCAGTCAATTTTTGATGGCCGATGGTAGTGTCTCGAACGTAGCTAACAACGTGAATCCTGAGTTTACATTGCTCATGGCCGACCGTCGTGACGGACGTGTGAATAACTACGACCAATAA
- a CDS encoding BLUF domain-containing protein, producing the protein MFALAYASYCTVDSTELDLDALASHASAKNSSLGISGYLCYDHGVFFQYMEGERQAVLDLMEVIEKDARHDVINKVTLGEYDDRIFPDWSMRYLNRSDLRRVDLEHVLEHSLFHMDPKLYGQDNIVALIKAIVQNIAARQSHLKVG; encoded by the coding sequence GTGTTCGCGCTCGCGTACGCTAGTTACTGTACCGTAGATTCGACCGAACTTGATTTAGACGCCCTTGCAAGTCATGCCTCAGCGAAGAACTCATCGTTAGGAATCAGCGGATATCTGTGCTACGACCATGGGGTGTTCTTTCAATACATGGAAGGAGAACGCCAAGCGGTTCTGGACTTGATGGAGGTCATCGAAAAAGATGCCCGGCACGATGTGATCAACAAAGTGACCCTGGGCGAATACGACGACCGTATCTTTCCGGACTGGAGCATGCGGTATCTCAATCGCAGCGACCTTCGGCGTGTCGACTTGGAACATGTATTAGAGCACTCGCTATTCCACATGGATCCTAAGCTGTACGGCCAAGACAACATCGTGGCTCTCATCAAAGCGATCGTTCAGAATATTGCAGCCCGGCAGTCTCATTTGAAAGTAGGGTAA
- a CDS encoding ATPase domain-containing protein: MPAARQTTGIPQLDEHLGGGLIPGTLTLVIGATGIGKTQMGVHFAHAGQEAEGHKGVFFDMSTRGDSQSHVEYAERMCGWTPIAADSHKQPDLDNFFESDLTHGEMLHVFDYQGKRVSRREMDWDELGHWQKQINEKLATTIGYLYGNFTRGCRRVVIDGLEPVDVPAESIQIELFEYVYHQILRKDPMWVARDLFRQAFRKNSEAAEKHNYATESIGCMMLQTSKEAMLEHLISRNLDEGDLISGANTVIYMGKILDGTKIRRAMYISKHRGSAATDEIIPYHIDDAGIQIDG; encoded by the coding sequence ATGCCTGCAGCACGACAGACGACCGGAATCCCACAACTGGACGAACATCTCGGTGGTGGCCTCATTCCAGGCACACTGACACTGGTTATCGGTGCCACAGGGATCGGCAAAACGCAAATGGGCGTTCACTTCGCCCACGCCGGACAAGAGGCAGAAGGCCATAAAGGGGTGTTCTTCGACATGAGCACCCGCGGCGATTCGCAAAGCCATGTCGAGTATGCCGAGCGAATGTGCGGCTGGACGCCGATCGCGGCCGACTCGCACAAGCAGCCAGATCTCGATAACTTCTTTGAGTCGGACTTAACGCATGGCGAGATGCTGCATGTGTTCGACTACCAAGGCAAACGCGTCTCCCGCCGCGAGATGGACTGGGACGAACTGGGCCATTGGCAAAAACAGATTAACGAGAAGCTGGCCACGACCATCGGTTACCTCTATGGCAACTTCACGCGGGGATGCCGCCGAGTCGTGATCGATGGCTTGGAACCGGTCGACGTTCCTGCCGAGTCGATCCAGATTGAACTGTTCGAGTATGTCTATCATCAGATCTTGCGGAAAGATCCGATGTGGGTCGCACGCGACTTGTTTCGCCAAGCGTTTCGCAAAAACAGCGAAGCCGCGGAGAAGCATAATTACGCGACCGAATCGATCGGCTGCATGATGCTGCAGACTTCCAAAGAGGCGATGCTCGAGCACTTAATCTCGCGCAACTTAGACGAAGGCGATTTGATCAGCGGAGCCAACACGGTGATCTACATGGGCAAGATCCTCGACGGAACCAAGATCCGCCGAGCGATGTATATCAGCAAACACCGAGGCAGCGCCGCGACCGACGAGATTATCCCGTACCACATCGACGACGCTGGAATTCAGATTGACGGCTAA
- a CDS encoding c-type cytochrome translates to MTSKPVQFFLSTLAVLCCLVAISSAKEPKATDPAHFKVADGFKVDLLYSVPKDQQGSWVSMCIGPDGDLIVCDQYGKLYHVSVPEIGKQGDVKVTPIDVEIGGAQGLIWAFDSLYVVVNSGQFPSGLHRVTDSDGDGKLDKVTELRKLQGGGEHGPHAVMIHPDGEHLVIVCGNQTNVTEFESSRVPQVWDEDLLLPRIFGRGFMRDKMAPGGYIAKIDPEGKEWELMSVGFRNQYDAAFNRDGELFTYDADMEWDLNTPWYRPTRICHVVSGSEFGWRNGSGKWPEYYEDSTPAVVDIGPGSPTGVAFGYGADFPQKYQDALFACDWSYGKLYAIHLEEDGASYKGTPEEFITGTPLPLTDIVIRPKDKAMYFTVGGRKVQSGLYRVTYVGDGSDTDANTDVVQNDSLKLRRCLEELHVSKDPAGIDLALENLGSDDRFIRQAARIALEHQDAAKWQDKALALNDTNAIISTAIALARVGDDSLRQPILDKLDAVDYASASHAQKLGLLRAYGLVLMRMGNDADVRDRYLAKLEPMLPAKSPEENRMLAELLVRLQSPVAAPQLVALLEAAPTQEQQIELAKSLRLLKAGWTDELQERYFRWFHKAANYRGGASFDLFVQDIKKEAVENLTPKRKKALAAILEFKPESSVPTFSGKPRTLVKKWTVDDLAAVVEPASLKNRNFDKGRQLFAEASCFACHRFSQQGGAIGPDLTGLSGRFSPRDILESIILPSKQVSDQYQAVKVLTDDGKVVVGRIVNLHGDVIHINTNMLDPNAMTNVNQNQVEEIVPSETSMMPDGLLDNFTEEEIKDLMAYLLSRGDRNNGMFAEN, encoded by the coding sequence ATGACTAGTAAGCCAGTTCAATTCTTCCTGAGTACTCTTGCGGTATTGTGTTGCCTCGTCGCAATCAGTTCAGCAAAGGAACCCAAGGCGACCGACCCGGCGCATTTTAAAGTCGCCGACGGCTTCAAAGTGGATCTGCTGTATTCGGTGCCGAAAGATCAGCAAGGGTCTTGGGTCAGTATGTGTATTGGCCCCGATGGCGACCTGATTGTCTGCGATCAGTATGGCAAGTTGTATCACGTTTCGGTTCCTGAAATTGGCAAGCAAGGTGACGTGAAAGTCACGCCCATCGATGTCGAAATCGGTGGAGCCCAAGGTTTGATTTGGGCATTCGATAGTCTTTACGTGGTCGTCAACAGCGGACAATTCCCCAGCGGACTGCATCGCGTAACCGATAGCGACGGAGATGGAAAGCTCGACAAAGTCACCGAATTGCGAAAGCTGCAAGGCGGAGGAGAGCATGGTCCTCATGCGGTGATGATTCACCCCGACGGCGAACACTTGGTGATTGTTTGTGGTAATCAAACCAACGTCACCGAGTTCGAATCGTCGCGTGTTCCGCAAGTCTGGGATGAAGACCTTTTGCTGCCGCGAATCTTCGGCCGCGGTTTTATGCGAGACAAGATGGCCCCAGGCGGGTACATCGCCAAGATCGATCCCGAAGGAAAAGAGTGGGAACTGATGTCGGTCGGGTTCCGCAATCAATACGACGCCGCTTTCAATCGCGACGGAGAACTGTTTACCTACGATGCCGATATGGAGTGGGATTTGAACACGCCTTGGTATCGTCCGACACGCATTTGCCATGTCGTGAGCGGTTCGGAGTTCGGGTGGCGAAATGGATCTGGCAAATGGCCAGAGTATTACGAAGATAGTACGCCTGCGGTTGTCGACATCGGCCCAGGCTCGCCGACAGGCGTTGCGTTTGGATATGGTGCTGACTTTCCCCAGAAGTATCAGGACGCACTTTTCGCGTGCGATTGGAGCTATGGAAAGCTATACGCCATTCATCTGGAAGAAGATGGGGCTTCTTACAAGGGGACACCAGAAGAGTTCATTACCGGGACACCACTGCCGTTGACTGACATCGTAATTCGTCCGAAAGACAAAGCGATGTATTTCACCGTAGGTGGTCGAAAAGTTCAGTCCGGACTTTATCGAGTGACCTATGTTGGCGACGGATCGGACACGGATGCAAATACCGATGTAGTTCAAAACGACTCGTTGAAATTGCGTCGATGTTTGGAAGAGTTGCACGTGTCGAAAGATCCTGCTGGTATTGACTTGGCGTTGGAAAACCTGGGAAGCGACGATCGATTCATTCGCCAGGCGGCACGCATCGCACTGGAGCATCAAGATGCAGCCAAGTGGCAGGATAAAGCACTTGCATTGAATGATACCAACGCGATCATCAGCACGGCTATTGCATTAGCCCGTGTCGGTGACGACTCGCTTCGACAGCCAATTCTCGACAAGCTGGATGCTGTGGACTACGCTTCTGCATCGCATGCTCAGAAATTAGGTCTGCTCCGCGCGTACGGCTTGGTGCTCATGAGAATGGGCAACGATGCCGACGTTCGTGATCGATATCTGGCAAAACTCGAGCCAATGCTTCCGGCAAAGAGCCCGGAAGAAAACCGAATGTTGGCTGAATTGTTGGTTCGACTTCAATCCCCTGTTGCCGCACCTCAATTGGTGGCCCTGCTGGAAGCGGCCCCAACGCAGGAACAGCAGATTGAACTTGCGAAGAGCCTTCGCCTGCTTAAAGCAGGTTGGACGGATGAATTGCAGGAACGCTATTTCCGTTGGTTTCACAAAGCCGCTAATTATCGAGGTGGTGCCAGTTTCGATCTATTCGTGCAGGACATCAAAAAAGAGGCGGTCGAAAACTTGACGCCAAAACGCAAGAAAGCACTCGCAGCGATTTTGGAATTCAAACCAGAATCGTCGGTGCCAACCTTTAGTGGGAAACCACGCACGCTGGTGAAGAAATGGACCGTCGATGATTTGGCAGCTGTTGTTGAGCCAGCTTCACTGAAGAATCGAAACTTCGACAAGGGGCGACAACTGTTTGCGGAAGCAAGTTGCTTCGCGTGTCACCGTTTCTCGCAACAAGGTGGTGCGATCGGCCCTGACCTAACCGGCCTCTCTGGACGCTTTAGCCCGCGTGATATCCTGGAATCGATCATCCTGCCCAGCAAGCAAGTCAGCGATCAGTATCAGGCCGTCAAAGTTCTCACCGACGACGGGAAAGTGGTCGTGGGACGAATTGTCAATTTGCATGGCGATGTCATTCATATCAACACGAACATGCTTGACCCCAACGCCATGACAAACGTAAACCAGAATCAGGTCGAGGAAATCGTCCCGTCAGAAACATCCATGATGCCTGACGGTCTACTAGACAACTTCACCGAAGAAGAGATCAAAGACCTGATGGCCTATTTGCTGTCTCGCGGCGATCGAAACAACGGAATGTTTGCGGAAAACTAG
- a CDS encoding carboxypeptidase-like regulatory domain-containing protein: MRNLKLSSSLLLVAATALFFVGCSGGNGATEVVTGTVTYEDGTPVAGGTIVFADMNKNSSSVGYLQEDGTYTLGTFGETDGAPQGKYKVTIIGSSDYGQSSPIRSDYSSQDRTPLTAEVVDGKNEINFQVEKGR; the protein is encoded by the coding sequence ATGCGAAATCTTAAACTGTCTAGTTCTTTGTTGCTCGTTGCGGCTACTGCTCTATTTTTCGTGGGCTGCAGCGGAGGAAATGGCGCGACCGAAGTGGTCACAGGCACTGTGACTTACGAAGATGGAACTCCTGTTGCGGGAGGAACTATTGTGTTCGCGGACATGAACAAGAACTCAAGCTCGGTCGGTTATCTTCAGGAAGATGGTACTTACACGTTGGGGACGTTCGGCGAAACGGATGGCGCACCTCAAGGGAAGTATAAAGTCACGATCATCGGCAGCAGCGATTACGGACAATCGTCTCCGATTCGCTCAGACTACAGCAGCCAAGATCGTACGCCATTAACGGCCGAAGTGGTTGATGGCAAAAACGAAATCAACTTCCAGGTAGAAAAAGGACGCTAG
- a CDS encoding transporter encodes MTSFRCHLRYRCFARSLQRFTICCGLLAICFSKTTAANEYSGSLWRAEPDFVSHEPRPEDVAYGVIPTSANESLPLYAQLALPPKPPTVDTPMMLQKPADLPAPKPEKKSEEKEDQSYGEQEEDQSVQFLRTASVLLKPGQWQFDYGLVYVKDNFELPISLFPSGVAPAETKRRLLQVPFAVRYGWNKDVQLSASLPVGWSQIEFSSPGIFDEYNNNGGIGDLQLGVNYHWLKSCGEHSPDVILNFGLSVPTGDGVFATTGVNQATLANAVWAPSIQVLCVQRYDPIVLFYGVGYQYQFEREFSGVDVQYGQQFSYNFGVGFAVNDTVTLSTSFLGLAVTETEVNGQGVPGTIREPMRARFAVTASRCKRIIEPFLEIGMTNAAADSVVGIVWTR; translated from the coding sequence ATGACCTCCTTTCGATGCCATCTTAGATACCGCTGTTTTGCGCGCAGTCTCCAACGGTTTACGATCTGCTGTGGACTGTTGGCCATTTGCTTCTCGAAAACGACAGCGGCGAATGAATATAGTGGCTCGCTATGGCGGGCTGAGCCTGACTTTGTAAGTCATGAGCCACGGCCGGAAGATGTCGCTTACGGCGTCATTCCGACAAGTGCTAACGAGTCGCTGCCGCTTTACGCGCAGCTGGCGTTGCCGCCGAAACCACCGACGGTCGATACGCCGATGATGCTGCAAAAGCCAGCCGACTTGCCTGCACCGAAGCCAGAGAAAAAGTCGGAAGAGAAGGAAGATCAAAGCTACGGCGAGCAGGAAGAGGACCAAAGCGTTCAGTTCCTGCGAACGGCCAGCGTTCTGCTGAAGCCTGGGCAGTGGCAGTTCGACTATGGCCTGGTCTACGTCAAAGATAACTTCGAACTGCCGATCAGCCTGTTTCCATCAGGCGTTGCTCCGGCCGAAACCAAGCGGCGGTTGCTGCAAGTTCCTTTTGCAGTGCGATATGGCTGGAACAAAGATGTGCAGCTGTCTGCTTCGCTGCCGGTCGGTTGGTCGCAGATCGAGTTTTCTTCGCCAGGTATCTTCGACGAATACAACAACAACGGCGGTATCGGCGACTTGCAGCTCGGCGTGAATTATCACTGGCTGAAAAGCTGCGGCGAGCATAGCCCTGACGTGATTCTCAATTTTGGGCTGTCGGTACCCACTGGCGATGGTGTCTTTGCGACAACCGGAGTGAATCAGGCCACGCTGGCCAATGCCGTTTGGGCCCCTTCTATTCAAGTGCTGTGTGTGCAGCGATACGACCCGATCGTCCTGTTTTACGGCGTCGGTTATCAGTACCAATTCGAGCGGGAGTTCTCAGGCGTCGACGTGCAATATGGCCAACAGTTCTCGTACAACTTTGGCGTTGGTTTCGCGGTGAACGATACCGTCACGCTGAGCACCTCGTTTTTAGGCCTGGCGGTGACGGAAACGGAAGTCAACGGACAAGGAGTGCCAGGCACAATTCGCGAACCGATGCGTGCTCGCTTTGCGGTGACCGCTTCGCGCTGTAAACGAATCATCGAACCGTTCCTGGAAATTGGCATGACCAACGCGGCCGCCGACAGTGTGGTGGGTATCGTCTGGACACGCTAA
- a CDS encoding tetratricopeptide repeat protein, translating to MSDTSALYSEGEKLRDEGKYEEAVEKFKAVLAEKPEHVLAHMALAVTYGNLNQFDDACHHGEMVCQLEPNDPFNFTALSVTYQKAFEATRDPKYIEKAEQAKHHSDVSRGGM from the coding sequence ATGTCCGATACGTCTGCCCTATATAGCGAAGGCGAAAAGCTGCGTGACGAAGGGAAATATGAGGAAGCCGTCGAGAAATTCAAAGCGGTCCTCGCCGAAAAGCCGGAACACGTCCTGGCCCACATGGCCTTGGCGGTCACCTATGGGAACTTGAACCAGTTCGACGATGCCTGCCACCATGGCGAAATGGTCTGCCAGCTGGAACCGAACGATCCGTTCAACTTCACCGCTTTGAGCGTGACCTACCAAAAGGCCTTCGAGGCGACCCGCGATCCGAAATATATCGAAAAAGCGGAACAAGCCAAGCATCACTCCGATGTCTCCCGCGGCGGCATGTAA
- a CDS encoding SMP-30/gluconolactonase/LRE family protein, translating into MRVFSAALTLMAALAVAMPVSAEEATKTIGEIERLDPAFDKLVPEDAKIEVLADGFEWSEGPVWMPKGFLLFSDIPNNRIVKHKPGQGTDVFMQPAGYTGKPKFEGREPGTNGLAISPEGHLTMCCHGDRNITQMVDGERKVLVSHYEGKRLNSPNDLVYHSNGDLYFTDPPYGLPGGLNGKEAELDYCGVYRLSQDGKLTLLTKECPRPNGIALSPDEKTLYVADSQECHWKAFPVKEDGTLGESKMFYDASKWKGKRPGGSDGLKVDTEGNVWATGPGGVLVFNSEGKLLGRISTGQRTANCAFGPDGTLYMTADMYLCRVKTNAKGLIGSK; encoded by the coding sequence ATGCGTGTTTTTTCTGCAGCGCTAACTCTTATGGCTGCTTTGGCTGTCGCGATGCCTGTTTCGGCAGAAGAAGCGACCAAGACGATCGGCGAAATTGAACGCCTCGATCCCGCATTCGACAAGCTGGTCCCGGAAGATGCGAAGATCGAAGTGTTGGCCGATGGCTTCGAGTGGTCGGAAGGTCCAGTCTGGATGCCGAAAGGCTTTTTGTTGTTCAGCGATATTCCGAATAATCGCATCGTGAAGCATAAGCCTGGCCAAGGGACCGACGTCTTCATGCAGCCTGCTGGCTATACCGGCAAGCCCAAGTTTGAAGGCCGCGAGCCAGGCACCAACGGCTTGGCCATTTCACCGGAAGGACATCTGACGATGTGCTGCCATGGCGATCGCAACATCACCCAGATGGTCGACGGCGAACGCAAAGTGCTCGTTTCGCACTACGAAGGGAAACGTCTTAATAGCCCAAATGACTTGGTCTATCACTCCAATGGCGATCTTTACTTCACCGACCCACCGTACGGCCTGCCAGGCGGTTTGAACGGCAAAGAAGCGGAACTCGATTACTGCGGTGTTTATCGCCTTTCCCAAGATGGCAAGCTGACTCTGCTGACCAAGGAATGCCCTCGCCCGAACGGGATTGCGTTGTCTCCAGATGAAAAGACGCTGTATGTGGCTGACTCGCAAGAGTGCCACTGGAAAGCGTTCCCCGTGAAGGAAGATGGTACGCTGGGCGAAAGCAAGATGTTCTACGACGCCAGCAAGTGGAAAGGCAAACGCCCCGGCGGTAGCGACGGTTTGAAGGTCGACACCGAAGGCAACGTTTGGGCAACGGGCCCTGGCGGCGTGCTGGTCTTCAATTCCGAAGGCAAACTGCTCGGACGCATCAGCACCGGCCAACGTACTGCCAACTGTGCATTCGGCCCTGATGGCACACTTTACATGACAGCTGACATGTATCTGTGCCGCGTGAAGACCAACGCCAAGGGCCTGATCGGCTCGAAGTAG
- a CDS encoding C39 family peptidase — protein sequence MKTLTQFALVTLVMLSFVRSGLAWGPDQAPVRDSQRVMQTRVKTWTDFRDDHVIKQKRDYSCGAAALATIAHYYWGDDVTENDVLDVLEEYLTEELLADRVKNGLAISDLRLVAVKMGYVSTIGKLELDKIREVKVPLIVALRLEEFDHFVVVRGFSDGWVYLADPGRGNIRITERKFQQQWIKNAVLVVAKKGQTGAKNSELAIGFEELTRGWLNDQVIRTFPEKVFTSPH from the coding sequence ATGAAAACGTTGACTCAGTTCGCGTTGGTCACCTTAGTAATGCTTTCGTTCGTGCGGTCCGGCTTGGCATGGGGACCCGATCAGGCGCCCGTTCGCGATTCGCAGCGAGTGATGCAAACGCGGGTGAAAACTTGGACTGACTTTCGCGACGATCATGTCATCAAGCAGAAACGCGACTACTCGTGTGGAGCAGCGGCGCTGGCAACGATTGCTCACTATTACTGGGGCGACGACGTCACCGAGAATGACGTGCTGGACGTTTTGGAAGAGTACCTCACCGAGGAGCTTCTCGCCGACCGCGTAAAGAATGGCCTGGCGATCTCGGACTTACGTTTGGTCGCCGTGAAGATGGGTTACGTTTCGACGATTGGTAAGTTAGAGCTCGATAAGATCCGCGAGGTGAAAGTTCCGCTGATCGTCGCATTGCGGCTGGAAGAGTTCGATCACTTCGTAGTCGTGCGAGGGTTTTCCGACGGTTGGGTTTACCTGGCCGATCCTGGTCGGGGGAACATTCGTATCACCGAGCGAAAGTTCCAGCAGCAGTGGATTAAGAACGCCGTGCTGGTGGTCGCCAAGAAGGGGCAAACGGGAGCGAAGAATTCGGAACTGGCGATTGGCTTTGAAGAGCTAACGCGAGGGTGGCTGAACGATCAAGTCATTCGGACGTTTCCCGAGAAGGTTTTCACGAGTCCGCATTGA
- the lpxA gene encoding acyl-ACP--UDP-N-acetylglucosamine O-acyltransferase, whose translation MTQIHPSAIVHPTAEIGQDVTIGPFCVVEENTKLGDGCQLNSFSSIKQGTTLGANNKVHEHAVIGGPPQHLRAGSELGDVIIGTGNVFREFVTVHRGLAPGKNTVIGDNNLLMVQSHVGHDTFIGNNTIITNNVMLGGHSIIEDRAYISGAVAVHQFCRVGRNAMVGGQAHVVQDVAPYVTVDGCSSLVVGLNIIGLKRSGFSAEQLSDLKRAYRIIFRSNLTNREALERVRREFPQSPAVHFADFLADSERGFIQARSRGRGVDVSRPQLRVLSSEKDGATDASRRAG comes from the coding sequence GTGACTCAGATTCACCCTTCCGCAATCGTTCATCCCACCGCGGAAATCGGCCAAGACGTCACCATCGGGCCGTTCTGCGTCGTTGAAGAAAATACGAAGCTTGGGGACGGGTGCCAGCTGAATTCCTTTTCCTCGATCAAACAAGGCACCACGCTGGGTGCGAATAACAAAGTCCACGAACATGCCGTCATCGGCGGACCACCTCAGCACCTCCGAGCAGGCAGCGAACTGGGGGACGTCATTATCGGTACGGGAAATGTCTTCCGAGAGTTCGTTACCGTTCACCGAGGCCTGGCCCCTGGCAAAAATACAGTTATTGGCGACAACAACTTGCTGATGGTCCAATCGCACGTTGGACACGACACATTCATCGGCAACAACACGATCATTACCAACAACGTGATGCTCGGTGGACACTCGATCATTGAAGACCGGGCCTACATTAGTGGTGCCGTTGCTGTGCATCAATTCTGTCGCGTCGGTCGCAATGCGATGGTCGGCGGTCAGGCTCACGTCGTTCAAGACGTCGCTCCTTATGTAACTGTCGACGGTTGCAGCAGTTTGGTTGTCGGCTTGAATATCATTGGCTTGAAGCGAAGCGGCTTTTCCGCCGAGCAACTTTCCGATCTGAAACGAGCCTACCGAATCATCTTCCGCTCGAACCTCACCAACCGCGAGGCCCTCGAGCGAGTTCGCCGCGAGTTTCCGCAAAGCCCGGCGGTCCACTTTGCCGACTTCCTGGCCGACAGCGAACGTGGCTTCATCCAAGCCCGAAGCCGTGGCCGTGGCGTTGATGTCAGCCGACCGCAACTTCGAGTTCTTTCGAGCGAAAAAGATGGAGCGACCGACGCCAGCCGCCGCGCAGGCTAG
- a CDS encoding carbon-nitrogen hydrolase family protein: protein MRTIACLFAIVFGTITHAVASDSKDVHWQPYSPRDEIRPTFDIAPTGGREGKPGFVIEHDRRDALDGAWMREFPIDGGKFYKLTAAANTKQVMQPRRRVYAEVWFTDKDNRVIRYENGDQSRPYFAAPAEPDASGWTQFEGTFPAPQSATKAVVKLHLRWAPECRVVWSDASLIPVDPPKPRKVRLASINFRPRNSKTALENIDQCEPHIAEAASQNADLAVLGEVLTTVGNDAPFDEIAEPIPGPTTKRLGELAEKYKLYLVTSIHEKADYKIYNTAVLVSPNGELVGKYRKVCLARDEYRKGVAAGDTFPVFDTPIGKIGMMICFDVHMPEVARGLAGNGAEIVAMPIMGGDPNLAKARCIENQFYMVTASYDINDDWMQSGVWNLAGELLTRATKRDTVVVAEIDLSEPYRWRANMGQFRPRLRHERPGNILPE from the coding sequence ATGCGAACGATTGCTTGTTTGTTTGCGATTGTCTTTGGCACGATCACTCACGCTGTCGCTAGCGACTCGAAGGATGTCCATTGGCAACCGTACAGCCCGCGTGATGAAATTCGTCCGACGTTCGACATCGCCCCAACAGGCGGTCGCGAAGGGAAGCCTGGTTTCGTGATCGAACATGATCGCCGCGACGCCTTGGATGGAGCTTGGATGCGGGAGTTTCCGATCGATGGGGGAAAGTTCTATAAGCTTACGGCGGCAGCCAATACGAAACAGGTGATGCAACCGCGACGTCGAGTCTATGCCGAGGTTTGGTTTACTGACAAAGACAATCGCGTGATCCGCTACGAGAATGGCGATCAGTCTCGGCCCTATTTCGCTGCCCCTGCGGAGCCTGACGCTTCCGGATGGACTCAATTCGAAGGCACATTTCCAGCTCCCCAATCCGCGACGAAAGCGGTCGTCAAACTTCATCTTCGCTGGGCGCCAGAGTGCCGTGTGGTTTGGAGCGATGCGTCCCTGATTCCAGTCGATCCACCTAAGCCCCGAAAAGTTCGTCTTGCTTCGATCAATTTCAGACCGAGAAACAGCAAGACGGCGTTAGAGAATATTGACCAATGCGAACCGCACATTGCCGAGGCAGCATCTCAAAACGCAGACTTAGCTGTCCTTGGCGAAGTCCTGACGACTGTCGGCAATGACGCGCCGTTTGATGAAATAGCCGAACCGATTCCTGGTCCTACAACGAAACGACTGGGCGAATTAGCCGAAAAGTACAAGCTGTACCTGGTCACCTCAATTCACGAAAAGGCTGATTACAAGATCTACAATACGGCAGTTCTCGTGAGCCCAAACGGTGAACTCGTCGGCAAATATCGCAAAGTCTGTCTCGCCCGGGACGAGTACCGCAAAGGTGTCGCAGCGGGAGATACTTTTCCTGTGTTTGATACGCCGATCGGCAAGATTGGCATGATGATCTGCTTCGATGTACACATGCCGGAGGTCGCACGAGGCCTCGCAGGCAACGGTGCGGAGATTGTTGCCATGCCGATCATGGGAGGCGACCCTAACCTGGCCAAAGCAAGATGCATCGAAAACCAGTTCTACATGGTCACCGCATCTTACGATATCAACGACGACTGGATGCAGTCTGGAGTTTGGAACTTGGCTGGCGAGCTGTTGACGAGAGCCACCAAGAGAGACACAGTCGTCGTGGCCGAGATTGATCTTTCTGAGCCGTATCGCTGGCGAGCCAACATGGGACAATTTCGCCCGCGGCTACGCCATGAACGGCCTGGCAATATCTTGCCGGAGTGA